From a single Sinorhizobium sp. RAC02 genomic region:
- a CDS encoding LysR family transcriptional regulator gives MTNLGDLEIFSRVISMGSMSAAGRALGLSPAVVSKRVKRLEERLGTRLFQRTTRQISLTEAGQGFYERIVGILSGIEEAEAFVSGRSGAVRGTLRISAPTSFGRMHIAPNLKGFMDAHPEVTVNLMLTDDFSDIVGGGFDLAIRIGELSDSSLVARRLASVRRVLCASPDYIARHGAPASLEDLANHICLPPHTQDVWRLEGPEGNVTYRPHGSLYTNSSEVVREAVFSGMGIALRSTWDVGPALKNGELVQVLPQYEGSRNVVLSAVYPSRQFLPVKVRLFIDYLADLYGPLPYWER, from the coding sequence ATGACCAATCTCGGCGATCTCGAAATCTTTTCCCGCGTCATCTCCATGGGAAGTATGTCGGCAGCGGGGCGGGCACTCGGGTTATCCCCAGCCGTCGTCTCCAAGCGCGTGAAAAGACTGGAGGAACGGCTCGGCACCCGGCTGTTCCAGCGCACGACGCGTCAGATTTCGCTGACCGAAGCCGGACAGGGATTCTACGAGCGCATCGTCGGTATTCTCTCCGGCATCGAGGAGGCGGAGGCCTTCGTGTCAGGCCGGTCCGGTGCGGTGCGCGGCACATTGCGCATTTCCGCGCCGACATCCTTCGGCCGCATGCATATCGCCCCCAATCTCAAGGGCTTCATGGATGCCCATCCCGAAGTCACCGTCAACCTGATGCTGACCGACGACTTTTCCGACATTGTCGGCGGCGGCTTCGACCTGGCGATCCGCATCGGCGAATTGTCGGATTCCTCGCTCGTTGCCCGCCGGCTGGCCTCGGTGCGGCGCGTGCTCTGCGCCTCGCCCGATTACATCGCTCGCCATGGCGCGCCGGCCTCGCTGGAGGACCTTGCAAACCATATCTGCCTGCCGCCGCACACCCAGGACGTCTGGCGGCTGGAAGGGCCGGAGGGCAATGTCACCTATCGCCCGCACGGTTCGCTCTACACCAATTCAAGCGAGGTGGTGCGCGAGGCGGTGTTTTCCGGCATGGGGATCGCGCTGCGCTCCACTTGGGATGTCGGCCCGGCACTGAAGAATGGCGAGCTCGTGCAGGTGCTGCCGCAATACGAGGGCTCGCGCAACGTGGTGCTTTCGGCAGTTTATCCGAGCCGTCAGTTCCTGCCGGTCAAGGTGCGGCTGTTCATCGATTACCTCGCGGACCTCTACGGCCCCCTGCCCTATTGGGAGCGCTGA
- a CDS encoding DUF3422 family protein codes for MAKGSFAFPQATSRAQALGEIHARPYALVPSPRVIFQLAFLTEGGSAVDHAVMAEVSRSRGISPPGRDSSHHALSWGQGTLRWERHTEFSTYFWDGPVPDKFGGEVPVHPFGDSFSPPGTMISGIRLEIRPDSPETREAIASFDPTSLCYSEIKNGQAMILTDFRQNGDGLTQILVIDRGMNEAGRGAVVQRLLDIETYRTLAMMGLPLAQSLSPEIRRIEDGLTGITNTMKQHARDRADELLSEITRLAAELEANAALSLYRFGASRAYYGIVQERIRTLAETAVPGYETLGFFLERRLAPAMRTCQSIEERQANLSRKLARATALLRSWIDVELEQLNSSLLNSMDRRAKLQLRLQQTVEGLSVAAISYYVVGLFGYVAKAAHGLGLPIKPETLTGIAVPFVIAGMWLLVRAIRQRHAEEDKH; via the coding sequence ATGGCAAAAGGCAGCTTCGCTTTTCCGCAGGCGACTTCGCGTGCGCAGGCGCTCGGGGAAATTCACGCAAGACCATATGCGCTGGTGCCGTCACCACGCGTCATCTTCCAGCTCGCCTTCCTGACGGAGGGTGGTTCGGCGGTGGATCATGCCGTGATGGCCGAAGTGTCACGCTCGCGCGGCATCTCGCCGCCCGGCCGCGATTCCAGTCACCACGCGCTGAGCTGGGGGCAGGGCACGCTGCGCTGGGAACGTCACACAGAATTCTCGACCTATTTCTGGGACGGGCCGGTGCCGGATAAATTCGGCGGCGAAGTCCCGGTCCATCCGTTCGGTGACAGCTTTTCGCCGCCCGGCACGATGATCTCCGGCATCCGCCTGGAAATCCGGCCCGATTCGCCGGAAACCCGCGAGGCGATCGCCAGTTTCGACCCGACCAGCCTCTGTTATAGCGAGATCAAGAACGGCCAGGCGATGATCCTGACCGACTTCCGGCAGAACGGTGACGGGCTGACGCAGATCCTCGTCATCGACCGCGGTATGAACGAGGCCGGGCGCGGTGCCGTCGTGCAGCGCCTGCTCGATATCGAGACCTACCGCACGCTCGCCATGATGGGCCTGCCGCTCGCCCAGTCGCTCTCGCCGGAAATCCGCCGCATCGAGGACGGGCTGACCGGCATTACCAACACCATGAAGCAGCATGCCCGCGACAGGGCGGATGAACTGCTGTCGGAAATCACCCGTCTTGCCGCCGAACTGGAGGCCAATGCCGCGCTCAGCCTCTACCGTTTCGGCGCCAGCCGCGCCTATTACGGCATCGTGCAGGAGCGTATCCGCACGCTCGCGGAAACGGCGGTGCCGGGGTACGAAACGCTCGGCTTCTTCCTGGAGCGCCGGCTAGCGCCCGCGATGCGCACCTGTCAGTCCATCGAGGAGCGGCAGGCGAACCTGTCGCGAAAACTCGCCCGTGCCACCGCCCTGCTCAGAAGCTGGATCGACGTGGAGCTGGAACAGCTCAACTCGTCGCTGCTCAATTCGATGGACCGCCGCGCGAAATTGCAGCTGCGCCTGCAGCAAACCGTCGAAGGCCTGTCGGTTGCGGCGATCTCCTACTACGTCGTCGGCCTCTTCGGCTATGTCGCGAAGGCAGCGCATGGTCTCGGCCTGCCGATCAAGCCGGAAACGCTGACCGGCATCGCCGTGCCCTTCGTCATCGCCGGCATGTGGCTGCTCGTCCGCGCGATCCGCCAGCGGCACGCCGAAGAGGACAAGCATTAA
- a CDS encoding FadR/GntR family transcriptional regulator has protein sequence MTDTSFDLFARISHSRTADEVVRQIELLLLEGILRDGDRLPGERELSKRLDVSRPILREALKELENRGLLVSQHGDGTYVADIIGQVFSPAVVDLIARHQRATEDYIEYRRELEGITADLAARRATDYDRQMLTRIMEAMRAAHKGGSFDAELEADVDLHNAVGEAAHNIVLLHTLRACYRLLAQGIFFHRHLVFTSEEARGHLLAQHEAIYAAIMAGDGNAARNAAKAHMGYIAVAIREAERSGEWQRIAQLRMQKRGIAPQA, from the coding sequence GTGACCGACACCAGCTTCGACCTTTTCGCCCGCATCAGCCACAGCCGCACCGCCGATGAGGTCGTGCGGCAGATCGAGCTGTTGCTGCTCGAAGGTATCCTGCGCGACGGGGATCGCCTGCCTGGCGAGCGCGAGCTTTCCAAACGGCTTGACGTCTCCAGGCCGATCCTGCGCGAAGCGCTGAAGGAGCTGGAAAACCGCGGGCTGCTGGTCAGCCAGCATGGTGACGGCACCTATGTTGCCGACATTATCGGCCAGGTTTTTTCGCCCGCCGTCGTCGATCTCATCGCCCGCCATCAGCGCGCAACAGAGGACTATATCGAGTACCGCCGCGAGCTGGAGGGCATCACCGCCGACCTCGCCGCCCGGCGTGCCACCGACTATGACCGGCAGATGCTGACCCGCATCATGGAGGCGATGCGCGCGGCGCATAAGGGCGGGTCCTTCGACGCCGAACTCGAGGCGGATGTCGACCTGCACAATGCCGTCGGCGAGGCCGCGCACAACATCGTGCTCCTGCACACGCTCCGCGCGTGTTATCGTCTGCTGGCGCAGGGGATCTTTTTCCACCGTCACCTCGTTTTCACCTCGGAAGAAGCACGTGGGCATCTGCTTGCCCAGCACGAGGCGATCTATGCAGCGATCATGGCGGGTGACGGAAATGCGGCACGAAATGCCGCTAAGGCGCATATGGGCTATATTGCCGTCGCAATCCGCGAAGCGGAACGCAGCGGCGAATGGCAACGTATTGCACAGCTGCGCATGCAAAAACGCGGTATCGCGCCACAAGCCTGA
- a CDS encoding NUDIX hydrolase codes for MNLLNRIANDVHLMFQRPAREQYGALCYRVRKKRPAVEVLLITSRDTGRWVIPKGWPMDGKSASAAAAREAWEEAGVKGKIGEKPIGSYHYMKGLPEGLKVDCLVRVFPLAVDEMVKNFPEKGERRAEWVDCTEAAARVQEPGLKTLLLAFEQKMLGAVAPEPKNGTTGA; via the coding sequence TTGAACCTTCTCAACCGCATCGCCAACGACGTCCACCTCATGTTCCAGCGCCCGGCGCGGGAGCAATATGGTGCGCTGTGCTATCGCGTGCGGAAGAAGCGTCCGGCGGTCGAAGTCCTCCTGATCACCAGCCGCGACACGGGTCGGTGGGTTATCCCGAAGGGCTGGCCGATGGATGGCAAGAGCGCATCCGCCGCCGCCGCGCGCGAGGCCTGGGAAGAGGCCGGGGTGAAGGGCAAGATCGGCGAGAAGCCGATTGGCAGCTACCATTACATGAAGGGCCTGCCGGAAGGATTGAAAGTCGATTGCCTGGTGCGCGTTTTCCCGCTCGCCGTCGATGAGATGGTCAAGAATTTTCCGGAAAAGGGTGAGCGACGCGCCGAATGGGTCGATTGCACGGAGGCAGCCGCCCGTGTGCAGGAACCGGGCCTCAAAACCCTTCTCCTCGCCTTCGAACAGAAGATGCTTGGCGCGGTCGCACCGGAGCCCAAAAACGGCACGACCGGCGCCTGA
- a CDS encoding inorganic phosphate transporter encodes MANSQVQLRKPTLDKDLEKLTFTEQATHFVLRSWTGVGISLVFLLITMAVADSFAMGTPGVLVIAVTAALAAYMAMNIGANDVTNNVGAAVGARAMSMGVALGIAAVFEIAGALLAGQGVAATVSSGIVDRAIFPSPEVFAWAMMAALVSAALWINIATLANAPISTTHAIIGGVIGAAAAASGFHSVQWDAIAVIVVSWTVSPILGGVIAAALLYFLKETIIYRDDKIAAAKTWVPVLVALMAGAFAAFIANGGTNGFYDIPIGRALLVGLAFGIVVYFVTRPIIRRHAEGLDNRNQSLRTLFRIPLICSAALLSFAHGANDVSNAVGPLYGVVSALRSGGTGNEAAIPLWVMIIGAFGISLGLLLFGPRLIRIVGNEITKLNPMRAFCVALSSAIAVLTASAFAIPVSSTHIAVGAVFGVGLFREWYTRNSQRRIDYIRSRGNRVAEEEEPSANPDETRRRYLVRRSHFMTIISAWIVTLPVSAILSAVVFLVLNALFT; translated from the coding sequence ATGGCGAATTCTCAGGTCCAGCTTCGCAAGCCGACGCTGGACAAGGATCTGGAAAAACTCACCTTCACCGAACAGGCCACGCACTTCGTGCTGCGGTCCTGGACGGGCGTGGGCATTTCGCTGGTCTTCCTGCTCATCACCATGGCCGTTGCCGATAGTTTTGCCATGGGCACGCCGGGCGTGCTGGTGATCGCCGTCACCGCAGCACTGGCCGCCTACATGGCCATGAACATCGGCGCAAACGATGTGACGAACAATGTGGGCGCTGCCGTCGGCGCGCGTGCCATGAGCATGGGTGTCGCCCTGGGCATTGCCGCCGTCTTCGAAATTGCCGGCGCGCTTCTCGCCGGTCAGGGCGTTGCGGCGACGGTCTCGTCGGGCATCGTTGATCGTGCCATCTTTCCGAGCCCCGAAGTCTTCGCCTGGGCGATGATGGCGGCGCTGGTTTCGGCAGCGCTCTGGATCAACATCGCCACACTTGCCAATGCGCCGATCTCCACCACCCACGCCATCATCGGCGGCGTGATCGGTGCGGCTGCCGCCGCAAGCGGCTTCCACAGCGTGCAATGGGACGCGATCGCCGTCATCGTCGTCAGCTGGACCGTCTCGCCGATCCTGGGCGGGGTGATCGCGGCGGCTCTACTCTATTTCCTCAAGGAAACCATCATCTACCGCGACGACAAGATCGCCGCGGCCAAGACCTGGGTTCCCGTGCTCGTCGCGCTGATGGCCGGTGCCTTTGCCGCCTTCATCGCCAATGGCGGCACCAATGGCTTCTACGACATACCGATCGGCCGCGCGCTGCTCGTTGGCCTCGCCTTCGGCATCGTCGTCTACTTTGTGACGCGGCCGATCATCCGCCGGCACGCGGAAGGCCTCGACAACCGCAACCAGTCGCTGCGCACGCTGTTTCGCATCCCGCTGATCTGCTCAGCCGCCCTGCTTTCCTTTGCACACGGCGCCAACGATGTGTCGAACGCCGTTGGCCCGCTCTACGGCGTTGTCTCGGCCCTGCGCTCGGGGGGTACCGGCAACGAAGCCGCCATCCCGCTCTGGGTGATGATCATCGGCGCCTTCGGTATTTCGCTCGGCCTGCTGCTGTTCGGCCCGCGCCTGATCCGCATCGTCGGCAACGAGATCACCAAGCTCAACCCGATGCGCGCCTTCTGCGTGGCGCTCTCCTCGGCTATCGCCGTGCTGACGGCGTCGGCTTTCGCCATTCCGGTTTCGTCCACCCATATCGCCGTCGGCGCGGTGTTCGGTGTCGGGCTGTTTCGCGAGTGGTACACACGTAACTCCCAGCGCCGGATCGACTATATCCGCAGCCGCGGCAACCGCGTCGCGGAGGAAGAAGAACCGTCGGCCAATCCGGACGAGACACGCCGGCGCTATCTCGTGCGCCGCTCGCATTTCATGACGATTATCTCCGCCTGGATCGTGACGCTGCCCGTCTCGGCGATCCTGTCGGCTGTCGTCTTCCTCGTCCTCAACGCGCTCTTCACCTGA
- a CDS encoding 16S rRNA (uracil(1498)-N(3))-methyltransferase: MRANYRMQRLFVDDALVAGQAFEAAKEHFHYLTNVLRMADGDAVLLFNGRDGEWRAELSLPTRKRLLLTPVEQTRPQPAPCDLHYLFAPLKVGRLDYLVQKAVEMGAGMLQPVMTQHVQGKITSIERLQANAVEAAEQCGILAIPQVVAPRKLDDLISDWPRERRIIFCDEGHGSQNPLPVLQKIEERKLALLVGPEGGFSDDERTLLRGLDFVTPIPLGPRILRADTAAVAAMAVIQAAIGDWV; this comes from the coding sequence ATGCGTGCAAATTATCGGATGCAACGCCTCTTTGTCGACGACGCCCTCGTCGCCGGGCAGGCTTTCGAGGCCGCCAAGGAGCACTTCCACTATCTCACCAATGTGCTGCGCATGGCAGACGGCGATGCCGTGCTGCTGTTCAACGGGCGCGACGGCGAGTGGCGCGCCGAGCTTTCGCTGCCGACCCGCAAGCGCCTGCTGCTGACGCCGGTCGAACAGACACGGCCGCAGCCGGCACCCTGCGATCTCCACTATCTCTTTGCACCGCTGAAGGTTGGCCGGCTCGATTATCTCGTGCAGAAGGCGGTCGAAATGGGTGCCGGCATGCTCCAGCCGGTGATGACCCAGCATGTGCAGGGCAAGATCACCAGCATCGAGCGCCTGCAGGCCAATGCCGTCGAGGCGGCCGAACAGTGCGGCATTCTCGCAATCCCGCAGGTTGTAGCCCCCCGCAAGCTGGACGACCTCATCTCCGACTGGCCGCGCGAGCGACGCATCATCTTCTGTGACGAGGGCCATGGCAGCCAGAACCCGCTGCCGGTGCTGCAAAAGATCGAGGAGCGCAAGCTCGCCCTGCTCGTCGGCCCGGAAGGCGGCTTTTCGGATGACGAGCGCACGCTGTTGCGCGGTCTCGATTTCGTGACGCCGATCCCGCTCGGCCCCCGCATCCTGCGCGCCGATACGGCGGCGGTAGCGGCGATGGCCGTCATCCAGGCGGCAATCGGCGATTGGGTATGA